A part of Neodiprion pinetum isolate iyNeoPine1 chromosome 4, iyNeoPine1.2, whole genome shotgun sequence genomic DNA contains:
- the LOC124217668 gene encoding HMG box-containing protein 4 isoform X2 has protein sequence MQADIRKQVPKLENPQAQRRKKHFDQLDEMESFASPKRHQKTDEVTGISRSGRVRKKSSKLMDFESPDDIADNKYKRQKAQQLHAQHLLERYEAHRQQVTQSHSSQHGDAPVQRQRKNSGSHIGRVKAEPLSENEGHSSGSYSEDDTAMNEEERYSLESGSDDEVDPLLIDDRETGFRRLEPPGQEAPSQANSLYMLEKCKKKLIIKDGKIIGRMKAQRKDKGKTRFTAYMLWAKEIRHELMKQYPEMDFATISKRLGELWATVPNLEKYNWRRRAKRLASKPSAAIAVKDESVWKMPPPSSKKKFINKIGNGKETKPSPSKKTIQLGVPSVVGNIPVSPPSNRGGKDLVNEPVIGTGMYKVIGMQPVDVAAHLKLLGESLTIIGERLKEHEGQIAVSGSLSVLLDSLLCALGPLICLTQQVPETDGAKPQTLSRMLDNIAYIMPGL, from the exons ATGCAGGCAGACATTCGAAAACAAGTACCAAAACTTGAGAACCCCCAAGCACAGCGGCGTAAGAAGCATTTCGACCAGCTCGACGAAATGGAATCGTTCGCGTCCCCGAAACGTCATCAAAAAACGGATG AGGTTACAGGGATATCACGTAGTGGTCGCGTGCGTAAAAAGTCCTCTAAACTTATGGACTTTGAGTCTCCTGATGACATAGCAGACAATAAATACAAACGACAAAAAGCCCAACAGTTACACGCACAGCATTTGCTAGAGCGTTATGAGGCGCATCGTCAGCAAGTTACTCAAAGTCATTCATCTCAGCATGGAGACGCCCCTGTTCAACGGCAACGCAAAAATTCTGGATCCCACATCGGCAGAGTTAAGGCTGAGCCGTTGTCCGAAAATGAAGGACACTCCTCTGGCTCTTATTCTGAAGATGATACGGCAATGAACGAAGAGGAAAGATATAGCTTAGAATCTGGTAGTGATGATGAAGTGGATCCCTTATTGATTGATGATAGAGAAACTGGATTCAGGAGACTTGAACCACCCGGTCAGGAAGCTCCCTCACAGGCAAATAGTTTGTACATGCTTGAGAAGTGCaagaagaaattaattatcaaGGATGGTAAGATTATTGGCAGAATGAAGGCTCAACGAAAGGATAAGGGT AAAACACGCTTCACAGCCTATATGCTGTGGGCAAAAGAGATAAGACACGAATTAATGAAGCAATATCCTGAAATGG ATTTTGCAACTATTTCAAAGCGTCTTGGTGAATTATGGGCAACTGTGCCGAACTTGGAAAAGTACAATTGGAGAAGACGGGCGAAACGTCTAGCGTCAAAGCCCAGCGCAGCAATCGCAGTCAAAGATGAATCAGTATGGAAAATGCCTCCACCTTcatcgaaaaagaaattcattaaCAAAATTG GAAACGGTAAAGAAACAAAACCTTCCCCTTCAAAAAAGACAATACAGCTTGGAGTACCTTCTGTGGTAGGAAATATTCCAGTTTCACCACCATCTAATCGTGGTGGTAAAGATCTAGTAAATGAGCCAGTCATTGGAACAGGAATGTACAAAGTGATAGGAATGCAGCCTGTGGATGTAGCTGCTCATTTGAAATTGCTTGGTGAAAGTCTGACGATAATTGGTGAACGATTAAAAGAACACGAGGGCCAAATAGCGGTTTCAGGTAGTCTTTCGGTTCTGTTAGACTCACTACTCTGTGCTCTTGGTCCATTAATCTGTCTTACGCAACAAGTCCCAGAGACAGATGGTGCAAAACCTCAAACACTTTCTCGAATGCTCGACAATATTGCGTACATCATGCCCGGTCTGTAG
- the LOC124217668 gene encoding HMG box-containing protein 4 isoform X1: MQADIRKQVPKLENPQAQRRKKHFDQLDEMESFASPKRHQKTDDLEVTGISRSGRVRKKSSKLMDFESPDDIADNKYKRQKAQQLHAQHLLERYEAHRQQVTQSHSSQHGDAPVQRQRKNSGSHIGRVKAEPLSENEGHSSGSYSEDDTAMNEEERYSLESGSDDEVDPLLIDDRETGFRRLEPPGQEAPSQANSLYMLEKCKKKLIIKDGKIIGRMKAQRKDKGKTRFTAYMLWAKEIRHELMKQYPEMDFATISKRLGELWATVPNLEKYNWRRRAKRLASKPSAAIAVKDESVWKMPPPSSKKKFINKIGNGKETKPSPSKKTIQLGVPSVVGNIPVSPPSNRGGKDLVNEPVIGTGMYKVIGMQPVDVAAHLKLLGESLTIIGERLKEHEGQIAVSGSLSVLLDSLLCALGPLICLTQQVPETDGAKPQTLSRMLDNIAYIMPGL; encoded by the exons ATGCAGGCAGACATTCGAAAACAAGTACCAAAACTTGAGAACCCCCAAGCACAGCGGCGTAAGAAGCATTTCGACCAGCTCGACGAAATGGAATCGTTCGCGTCCCCGAAACGTCATCAAAAAACGGATG ATTTAGAGGTTACAGGGATATCACGTAGTGGTCGCGTGCGTAAAAAGTCCTCTAAACTTATGGACTTTGAGTCTCCTGATGACATAGCAGACAATAAATACAAACGACAAAAAGCCCAACAGTTACACGCACAGCATTTGCTAGAGCGTTATGAGGCGCATCGTCAGCAAGTTACTCAAAGTCATTCATCTCAGCATGGAGACGCCCCTGTTCAACGGCAACGCAAAAATTCTGGATCCCACATCGGCAGAGTTAAGGCTGAGCCGTTGTCCGAAAATGAAGGACACTCCTCTGGCTCTTATTCTGAAGATGATACGGCAATGAACGAAGAGGAAAGATATAGCTTAGAATCTGGTAGTGATGATGAAGTGGATCCCTTATTGATTGATGATAGAGAAACTGGATTCAGGAGACTTGAACCACCCGGTCAGGAAGCTCCCTCACAGGCAAATAGTTTGTACATGCTTGAGAAGTGCaagaagaaattaattatcaaGGATGGTAAGATTATTGGCAGAATGAAGGCTCAACGAAAGGATAAGGGT AAAACACGCTTCACAGCCTATATGCTGTGGGCAAAAGAGATAAGACACGAATTAATGAAGCAATATCCTGAAATGG ATTTTGCAACTATTTCAAAGCGTCTTGGTGAATTATGGGCAACTGTGCCGAACTTGGAAAAGTACAATTGGAGAAGACGGGCGAAACGTCTAGCGTCAAAGCCCAGCGCAGCAATCGCAGTCAAAGATGAATCAGTATGGAAAATGCCTCCACCTTcatcgaaaaagaaattcattaaCAAAATTG GAAACGGTAAAGAAACAAAACCTTCCCCTTCAAAAAAGACAATACAGCTTGGAGTACCTTCTGTGGTAGGAAATATTCCAGTTTCACCACCATCTAATCGTGGTGGTAAAGATCTAGTAAATGAGCCAGTCATTGGAACAGGAATGTACAAAGTGATAGGAATGCAGCCTGTGGATGTAGCTGCTCATTTGAAATTGCTTGGTGAAAGTCTGACGATAATTGGTGAACGATTAAAAGAACACGAGGGCCAAATAGCGGTTTCAGGTAGTCTTTCGGTTCTGTTAGACTCACTACTCTGTGCTCTTGGTCCATTAATCTGTCTTACGCAACAAGTCCCAGAGACAGATGGTGCAAAACCTCAAACACTTTCTCGAATGCTCGACAATATTGCGTACATCATGCCCGGTCTGTAG
- the LOC124217668 gene encoding HMG box-containing protein 4 isoform X3 — protein MDFESPDDIADNKYKRQKAQQLHAQHLLERYEAHRQQVTQSHSSQHGDAPVQRQRKNSGSHIGRVKAEPLSENEGHSSGSYSEDDTAMNEEERYSLESGSDDEVDPLLIDDRETGFRRLEPPGQEAPSQANSLYMLEKCKKKLIIKDGKIIGRMKAQRKDKGKTRFTAYMLWAKEIRHELMKQYPEMDFATISKRLGELWATVPNLEKYNWRRRAKRLASKPSAAIAVKDESVWKMPPPSSKKKFINKIGNGKETKPSPSKKTIQLGVPSVVGNIPVSPPSNRGGKDLVNEPVIGTGMYKVIGMQPVDVAAHLKLLGESLTIIGERLKEHEGQIAVSGSLSVLLDSLLCALGPLICLTQQVPETDGAKPQTLSRMLDNIAYIMPGL, from the exons ATGGACTTTGAGTCTCCTGATGACATAGCAGACAATAAATACAAACGACAAAAAGCCCAACAGTTACACGCACAGCATTTGCTAGAGCGTTATGAGGCGCATCGTCAGCAAGTTACTCAAAGTCATTCATCTCAGCATGGAGACGCCCCTGTTCAACGGCAACGCAAAAATTCTGGATCCCACATCGGCAGAGTTAAGGCTGAGCCGTTGTCCGAAAATGAAGGACACTCCTCTGGCTCTTATTCTGAAGATGATACGGCAATGAACGAAGAGGAAAGATATAGCTTAGAATCTGGTAGTGATGATGAAGTGGATCCCTTATTGATTGATGATAGAGAAACTGGATTCAGGAGACTTGAACCACCCGGTCAGGAAGCTCCCTCACAGGCAAATAGTTTGTACATGCTTGAGAAGTGCaagaagaaattaattatcaaGGATGGTAAGATTATTGGCAGAATGAAGGCTCAACGAAAGGATAAGGGT AAAACACGCTTCACAGCCTATATGCTGTGGGCAAAAGAGATAAGACACGAATTAATGAAGCAATATCCTGAAATGG ATTTTGCAACTATTTCAAAGCGTCTTGGTGAATTATGGGCAACTGTGCCGAACTTGGAAAAGTACAATTGGAGAAGACGGGCGAAACGTCTAGCGTCAAAGCCCAGCGCAGCAATCGCAGTCAAAGATGAATCAGTATGGAAAATGCCTCCACCTTcatcgaaaaagaaattcattaaCAAAATTG GAAACGGTAAAGAAACAAAACCTTCCCCTTCAAAAAAGACAATACAGCTTGGAGTACCTTCTGTGGTAGGAAATATTCCAGTTTCACCACCATCTAATCGTGGTGGTAAAGATCTAGTAAATGAGCCAGTCATTGGAACAGGAATGTACAAAGTGATAGGAATGCAGCCTGTGGATGTAGCTGCTCATTTGAAATTGCTTGGTGAAAGTCTGACGATAATTGGTGAACGATTAAAAGAACACGAGGGCCAAATAGCGGTTTCAGGTAGTCTTTCGGTTCTGTTAGACTCACTACTCTGTGCTCTTGGTCCATTAATCTGTCTTACGCAACAAGTCCCAGAGACAGATGGTGCAAAACCTCAAACACTTTCTCGAATGCTCGACAATATTGCGTACATCATGCCCGGTCTGTAG